One Kitasatospora sp. NBC_01266 genomic window carries:
- a CDS encoding acetyl-CoA carboxylase biotin carboxylase subunit codes for MFSTVLVANRGEIALRVARACRELGIRTVAVYSTADRDSAVVRFADQAVHIGPPPSKNSYLSVPAIIEAARQTGAQAIHPGYGFLSEDPDFAEICEAHGIVFIGPPAPVMQQLGDKAVARSVMARAGLPVLPGSTGALTSAAEAKELAREVGYPVILKAVAGGGGRGMAVVRDADDLRLAYRETQAHARAVFGDDRLYLERFVEDARHVEVQVLCDTHGSVIHLGERDCSVQRRHQKLIEESPAPGLPDELREAIRAAAVRGAAAVGFVGAGTFEFVLTPDHEFYLMEINCRLQVEHTVTELVTGVDIVREQITIAAGLPLSVRQEEVGIRGVAIECRVNAEDPDRDFAPAPGLLAEFVPPGGPFVRVDTHAFPGWRVGPDYDSLLAKTSVWAPDRDQAIARMDRALGEFQIAGAGVRTTLGFLRETLAHPLFRAARHTTGLVGSRLEEARRLVEAARAATEERAAVS; via the coding sequence ATGTTCTCGACCGTCCTCGTCGCCAACCGTGGGGAGATCGCGCTGCGGGTGGCCCGCGCCTGCCGCGAACTCGGTATCCGGACGGTGGCCGTGTACTCGACCGCGGACCGCGACTCGGCGGTGGTCCGGTTCGCCGACCAGGCCGTGCACATCGGCCCGCCGCCGTCGAAGAACAGCTACCTCAGCGTGCCGGCGATCATCGAGGCGGCCCGGCAGACCGGGGCGCAGGCCATCCACCCCGGCTACGGATTCCTGTCCGAGGACCCGGACTTCGCGGAGATCTGCGAGGCGCACGGCATCGTCTTCATCGGGCCGCCGGCGCCGGTGATGCAGCAGCTCGGTGACAAGGCCGTGGCCCGCTCGGTGATGGCGCGGGCCGGGCTGCCGGTGCTGCCGGGCAGTACCGGCGCGCTGACCTCGGCGGCCGAGGCGAAGGAACTCGCCCGGGAGGTCGGCTATCCGGTGATCCTCAAGGCGGTCGCCGGTGGCGGTGGGCGCGGCATGGCGGTGGTGCGCGACGCCGACGACCTGCGGCTCGCCTACCGCGAGACGCAGGCCCACGCGCGCGCGGTCTTCGGTGACGACCGCCTCTACCTGGAGCGGTTCGTCGAGGACGCGCGGCACGTCGAGGTGCAGGTGCTCTGCGACACGCACGGCTCGGTGATCCACCTGGGCGAGCGCGACTGCTCGGTGCAGCGCCGGCACCAGAAGCTGATCGAGGAGTCGCCGGCGCCGGGCCTGCCGGACGAGCTGCGCGAGGCCATCCGGGCGGCGGCGGTGCGCGGTGCGGCGGCCGTGGGGTTCGTGGGGGCCGGTACCTTCGAGTTCGTGCTGACGCCGGATCACGAGTTCTACCTGATGGAGATCAACTGCCGGCTGCAGGTGGAGCACACGGTCACCGAACTGGTCACCGGGGTCGACATCGTGCGGGAGCAGATCACCATCGCCGCCGGGCTGCCGCTCTCGGTGCGCCAGGAGGAGGTCGGCATCCGCGGGGTGGCGATCGAGTGCCGCGTCAACGCCGAGGACCCGGATCGGGACTTCGCCCCGGCGCCGGGTCTGCTGGCCGAGTTCGTGCCACCGGGCGGCCCCTTCGTCCGGGTCGACACGCATGCCTTCCCCGGCTGGCGGGTCGGCCCCGACTACGACTCCCTGCTGGCCAAGACCTCGGTCTGGGCGCCGGACCGCGACCAGGCGATCGCCAGGATGGACCGCGCGCTGGGCGAGTTCCAGATCGCCGGCGCCGGGGTGCGCACCACCCTCGGGTTCCTGCGGGAGACGCTCGCACACCCGCTCTTCCGGGCCGCCCGGCACACCACGGGACTGGTCGGCAGCAGGCTCGAGGAGGCGCGCCGCCTGGTGGAAGCGGCGCGCGCGGCCACCGAGGAGCGCGCCGCGGTGAGTTGA
- a CDS encoding glutamate synthase subunit beta: MADPQGFLTTPSRPRARRPAGARVADWNEVYQGQSLLPIIGGQAGRCMDCGIPFCHDACPLGNLIPDWNDLVFREDWQRAADRLLATNNFPEFTGRLCPAPCESACVLAIDSDPVTIKNIEITIAERAWQLDRERPLPPLDPSGRSVAIIGSGPAGLACAQQLTRAGHRTVVYERADRIGGLLRYGIPNFRLEKHYLDRRIEQLSAEGTEFHTGVTVGRDISTAELRARCDALVIAVGATRWRDLPVPGRQLAGVHQAMEYLPLANRVVEGDFATPAIDAEGKQVVIVGGGDTAADCLGTALRQHAAAVTQLDINPRPGERRAAGQPWPVHPRTYRMTTSHEEAEALTRTAAQAGADARIFSAATLRLDGDPHGHVTALRLAEAEPVDRRPRAGTDQLIPADLVLLALGFDGPEPDSPLLHDLALHLTAEGAIARDEQFATHQDGVFVAGDAGRGQSLIVWAIAEGRSAAAAVDRYLTGATALPAPITAADRPLAL, from the coding sequence ATGGCCGATCCGCAGGGCTTCCTGACCACCCCGAGCCGGCCCAGGGCACGTCGCCCGGCCGGGGCCCGGGTGGCGGACTGGAACGAGGTCTACCAGGGGCAGAGCCTGCTGCCGATCATCGGCGGGCAGGCCGGGCGCTGCATGGACTGCGGCATCCCGTTCTGCCACGACGCGTGCCCGCTGGGCAACCTGATCCCGGACTGGAACGACCTGGTCTTCCGCGAGGACTGGCAGCGGGCGGCCGACCGGCTGCTGGCCACCAACAACTTCCCCGAGTTCACCGGCCGGCTCTGCCCGGCGCCCTGCGAGAGCGCCTGCGTGCTGGCGATCGACTCCGACCCGGTGACCATCAAGAACATCGAGATCACCATCGCCGAACGCGCCTGGCAGCTCGACCGCGAGCGCCCGCTGCCCCCGCTCGACCCCTCGGGCCGCAGCGTGGCGATCATCGGCTCCGGCCCGGCCGGCCTGGCCTGCGCCCAGCAGCTGACCCGGGCCGGTCACCGCACGGTCGTCTACGAGCGGGCCGACCGGATCGGCGGCCTGCTCCGCTACGGCATCCCGAACTTCCGCCTGGAGAAGCACTATCTGGACCGGCGGATCGAGCAGCTGAGCGCCGAGGGCACCGAGTTCCACACCGGCGTCACGGTCGGCCGCGACATCTCCACCGCCGAGCTGCGCGCACGCTGCGACGCCCTGGTGATCGCGGTGGGCGCCACCCGCTGGCGCGATCTGCCGGTACCCGGTCGGCAACTGGCCGGCGTCCACCAGGCGATGGAGTACCTCCCGCTCGCCAACCGGGTGGTGGAAGGCGACTTCGCCACCCCCGCGATCGACGCCGAGGGCAAGCAGGTGGTCATCGTCGGCGGCGGCGACACCGCCGCCGACTGCCTGGGCACCGCGCTGCGCCAGCACGCCGCCGCCGTCACCCAGCTCGACATCAACCCGCGCCCGGGCGAGCGGCGCGCCGCCGGCCAGCCCTGGCCCGTCCACCCCAGGACCTACCGGATGACCACCTCGCACGAGGAGGCCGAGGCCCTCACCCGCACCGCCGCGCAGGCCGGTGCCGACGCCCGGATCTTCTCCGCCGCCACGCTGCGCCTGGACGGCGACCCGCACGGCCACGTCACCGCCCTGCGCCTGGCCGAGGCCGAGCCCGTCGACCGCCGGCCCCGCGCCGGCACCGACCAGCTCATCCCGGCCGACCTGGTCCTGCTCGCGCTCGGCTTCGACGGCCCCGAACCGGACAGCCCGCTGCTGCACGACCTGGCCCTGCACCTCACCGCCGAGGGAGCCATCGCCCGCGACGAGCAGTTCGCCACCCACCAGGACGGCGTCTTCGTCGCGGGCGACGCGGGCCGCGGCCAGTCCCTGATCGTCTGGGCCATCGCCGAGGGCCGCTCGGCGGCCGCCGCCGTCGACCGCTACCTGACCGGCGCCACCGCGCTGCCCGCCCCGATCACCGCTGCGGACCGCCCGCTGGCCCTGTGA
- a CDS encoding acetyl-CoA carboxylase biotin carboxyl carrier protein, with amino-acid sequence MKPERAEWERRAGERREGDRRADGDADAPKPVRPLPSTGVALDEVCRNVARLAKATPVLPRRIRLQDGQTVVEIEWPEPAAGAAAPAPLIAVAGDEQAAGPDAEASDALSYVRAPMVGTFYHAGDPDAAPFVRVGDLVQAGQPVGVLEAMKMMNMITSEVGGRVVEVLTPNAHPVEFDQRLIALEPVAADGDPS; translated from the coding sequence GTGAAGCCAGAACGTGCCGAGTGGGAACGCCGCGCGGGCGAGCGTCGCGAGGGCGACCGCCGGGCGGACGGGGATGCGGACGCGCCCAAGCCGGTGCGGCCGCTGCCCTCGACCGGCGTGGCGCTGGACGAGGTGTGCCGCAACGTGGCGCGACTGGCCAAGGCCACCCCCGTCCTGCCCCGGCGGATCCGCCTGCAGGACGGGCAGACCGTCGTGGAGATCGAGTGGCCCGAGCCGGCCGCCGGCGCCGCGGCGCCCGCGCCGTTGATCGCCGTGGCGGGCGACGAGCAGGCAGCCGGCCCGGATGCCGAAGCGTCGGACGCGCTCAGCTACGTCCGCGCTCCGATGGTGGGGACCTTCTACCACGCCGGTGACCCGGACGCCGCGCCGTTCGTCCGGGTCGGCGACCTGGTCCAGGCGGGGCAGCCGGTCGGCGTCCTGGAGGCCATGAAGATGATGAACATGATCACCTCGGAGGTCGGCGGCCGGGTCGTGGAAGTCCTCACGCCGAACGCGCATCCGGTGGAGTTCGACCAGCGCCTGATCGCCCTGGAGCCGGTGGCCGCCGACGGCGACCCATCCTGA
- a CDS encoding right-handed parallel beta-helix repeat-containing protein: MLTRLPTRRARQLAGAAVGLLLGLGSASPAHAATGRTVHLVHPGESIQQAVDSARPGDTVLVLPGSYHESVQLTASEVTLRGSGHQTVLSPAPSTADRPANACAQAGAGICVTGSADRPATGDRVESLTVSGFTQNGISASQTDRLTVRHVLAERNGVEGISQEKSTRGSFKDNVSRDNGEAGIFLANIADGKGGAIDTGGTVISDNQLSGNRMGVVVRRLRDLTVEHNTITGNCGGVFVVGDDDRPRTGALSVTHNRVNANNKYCPPSDKLPYIQGTGIVLTGVESTRVTHNEVDGNVGAAPMSGGIVLFLSYNGGPSADNTISGNVATGNGPADLADRDGGPGNAFTGNRCQVSQPAGRC, from the coding sequence ATGCTCACACGACTGCCCACCCGGCGGGCACGCCAGCTGGCCGGCGCCGCCGTCGGCCTCCTCCTCGGCCTGGGCAGCGCGTCACCCGCGCACGCGGCGACCGGCCGCACCGTCCACCTGGTCCACCCGGGCGAGTCGATCCAGCAGGCCGTCGACAGCGCGCGGCCCGGGGACACCGTCCTGGTCCTCCCCGGCAGCTACCACGAGAGCGTGCAGCTCACCGCCTCGGAGGTGACCCTGCGCGGTTCGGGCCACCAGACCGTGCTCAGCCCCGCCCCCAGCACCGCCGACCGTCCCGCCAACGCGTGCGCGCAGGCGGGCGCCGGCATCTGCGTCACCGGATCGGCGGACCGTCCGGCCACCGGTGACCGCGTCGAGTCGCTCACCGTCTCCGGCTTCACGCAGAACGGGATCTCCGCCTCGCAGACCGACCGGCTGACGGTGCGCCACGTGCTCGCCGAACGCAACGGCGTGGAGGGCATCAGCCAGGAGAAGTCCACCCGGGGCTCCTTCAAGGACAACGTGTCCAGGGACAACGGCGAGGCTGGCATCTTCCTGGCGAACATCGCGGACGGCAAGGGCGGCGCGATCGACACCGGGGGCACGGTGATCAGCGACAACCAGCTCTCCGGCAACCGGATGGGCGTGGTGGTCCGCCGGCTGCGCGACCTCACCGTCGAGCACAACACGATCACCGGCAACTGCGGCGGCGTCTTCGTGGTGGGCGATGACGACCGGCCGCGCACCGGCGCCCTGAGCGTCACTCACAACCGGGTGAACGCGAACAACAAGTACTGCCCGCCCAGCGACAAGCTGCCGTACATCCAGGGCACCGGCATCGTGCTGACCGGTGTCGAGTCCACCCGGGTGACCCACAACGAGGTCGACGGCAACGTCGGCGCCGCGCCCATGTCCGGCGGAATCGTGCTGTTCCTCAGCTACAACGGCGGTCCCAGCGCCGACAACACCATCAGCGGCAACGTCGCCACGGGCAACGGCCCGGCCGACCTCGCCGACCGGGACGGCGGGCCTGGCAACGCGTTCACCGGGAACCGGTGCCAGGTCTCCCAGCCCGCGGGTCGGTGCTGA
- the ligA gene encoding NAD-dependent DNA ligase LigA — translation MVDMKDTAALATPTAYAEAVSTAVQAAAAYYADGTTPLGDDEYDALVRAIEAYEDAHPGEVLPGSPTGKVAGGAAVGDVPHSVAMLSLDNVFSAEELAGWAAGLERRLGRPVAGWCVEPKLDGLAVAARYRAGRLVQLLTRGNGLAGEDITHAADAVLGLPAALAQPLDLELRGEVLLTQRQFEHANAVRTEHGATPFAHPRSGAAGTLRAKDRPYRIELTFFAYGAVGLAPLGLDTLGHAALLTHLADLGANTAATTAAHPLHCATLAEVQQRVEEIAALRAELPFGIDGVVVKADAAADQQQAGAGSRAPRWAVARKLSAQHKVTRLLAVEWNVGRTGVIAPRGVLEPVVIDGVTVSYATLHNPADIERRGLLLGDQVFVHRAGDVIPRVEAPLVEERTGAETPIAFPQVCPRCGDAIDRSEQRWRCVRGRSCQAVASIRYAAGRDQLDIEGLGGTRAVQLVDSGLVRDLADLFTLTKAQLLTLERMGDTSADNLIAALETARRQPLHRVFCALGVRGTGRTMSRRIAAHFGSMAAIRAADAQTLAQVDGIGPERAQLIVSELTELAPVLDRLIAQQVGTAVTEPTGPTATATATGSDAESAGPLAGQAVVVTGSMTGALGELSRTEMNELIERAGGKASSSVSKRTTLLVAGEKAGSKRAKAEELGIRIVTPAQFAELVADQLAHQG, via the coding sequence GCCGACGGCACCACACCACTGGGCGACGACGAGTACGACGCCCTGGTCCGCGCCATCGAGGCCTACGAGGACGCCCATCCGGGCGAGGTGCTGCCCGGCTCCCCCACCGGCAAGGTCGCCGGGGGCGCGGCGGTCGGCGATGTCCCCCATTCGGTGGCGATGCTCTCGCTCGACAACGTCTTCTCCGCCGAGGAGCTGGCCGGCTGGGCCGCCGGCCTGGAGCGCCGGCTGGGCCGTCCGGTGGCCGGCTGGTGCGTGGAGCCCAAGCTGGACGGCCTGGCCGTGGCCGCCCGCTACCGGGCCGGTCGCCTGGTCCAGCTGCTGACCCGTGGCAACGGCCTGGCCGGTGAGGACATCACGCACGCCGCGGACGCCGTCCTCGGCCTGCCCGCCGCCCTGGCCCAGCCGCTCGACCTCGAGCTGCGCGGCGAGGTGCTGCTCACCCAGCGGCAGTTCGAGCACGCGAACGCGGTGCGGACCGAGCACGGCGCCACGCCCTTCGCCCACCCGCGCAGCGGAGCCGCCGGCACCCTGCGCGCCAAGGACCGCCCCTACCGGATCGAGCTCACCTTCTTCGCCTACGGAGCCGTGGGCCTGGCCCCGCTCGGCCTGGACACCCTCGGCCACGCCGCGCTGCTCACCCACCTGGCGGATCTCGGGGCCAACACCGCCGCGACCACCGCCGCCCACCCGCTGCACTGCGCCACCCTGGCGGAGGTCCAGCAGCGGGTCGAGGAGATCGCCGCGCTCCGCGCCGAGCTGCCGTTCGGCATCGACGGCGTGGTGGTCAAGGCGGACGCCGCCGCCGACCAGCAGCAGGCCGGCGCCGGCTCCCGCGCGCCGCGCTGGGCGGTCGCCCGCAAACTCTCGGCCCAGCACAAGGTCACCAGGCTGCTCGCCGTGGAGTGGAACGTCGGACGCACCGGCGTGATCGCCCCGCGCGGCGTGCTGGAGCCGGTGGTGATCGACGGCGTCACCGTCAGCTACGCGACCCTGCACAACCCGGCCGACATCGAGCGGCGCGGCCTGCTCCTCGGCGACCAGGTCTTCGTCCACCGGGCCGGCGACGTGATCCCCCGGGTGGAGGCCCCGCTGGTCGAGGAACGCACCGGCGCCGAGACGCCGATCGCCTTCCCCCAGGTGTGCCCCCGCTGCGGCGACGCGATCGACCGTTCGGAGCAGCGCTGGCGCTGCGTGCGCGGCCGTTCCTGCCAGGCGGTCGCCTCCATCCGGTACGCCGCCGGGCGCGACCAGCTGGACATCGAAGGCCTCGGCGGCACCCGGGCCGTCCAGCTGGTCGACTCCGGCCTGGTGCGTGACCTCGCCGACCTGTTCACCCTCACCAAGGCCCAGCTGCTCACCCTGGAGCGGATGGGCGACACCAGCGCCGACAACCTGATCGCCGCCCTGGAGACGGCCCGGCGCCAGCCCCTGCACCGGGTGTTCTGCGCGCTCGGCGTGCGCGGCACCGGCCGCACCATGTCCCGCCGGATCGCCGCGCACTTCGGCAGCATGGCCGCGATCCGGGCCGCCGACGCCCAGACGCTGGCCCAGGTCGACGGCATCGGGCCGGAGCGGGCTCAGCTGATCGTCAGCGAGCTCACCGAGCTGGCCCCGGTGCTGGACCGGCTGATCGCGCAGCAGGTCGGCACGGCCGTCACCGAGCCCACCGGGCCGACCGCCACCGCCACCGCCACCGGGTCGGACGCCGAGTCGGCCGGCCCACTGGCGGGCCAGGCCGTGGTGGTCACCGGCAGCATGACCGGCGCGCTGGGCGAGCTGTCCCGCACCGAGATGAACGAGCTGATCGAGCGGGCCGGCGGCAAGGCCTCCTCCTCGGTCAGCAAGCGCACCACCCTGCTGGTCGCCGGCGAGAAGGCCGGTTCCAAGCGGGCCAAGGCCGAGGAGCTGGGCATCCGGATCGTCACCCCGGCGCAGTTCGCCGAGCTGGTCGCCGACCAGCTCGCCCATCAGGGTTGA
- the accD gene encoding acetyl-CoA carboxylase, carboxyltransferase subunit beta yields the protein MIEAENPSATPGPPWVRCEGCVTLIYGKRFSRALQVCPDCGEHARLTAQQRLDQLLDPGSAQPLDHVECLSDPLGFVDTRPYPERLSDAQAATGLREAVLCAQGTIEGRPVVVAAMDFRFLGGSLGCGVGALITAAAHTSLRLRIPLLLITASGGARMQEGVLSLMQMAKTSQALAELDEAGILVLSLITDPTYGGVAASYATLADVIIAEPGARLGFAGPRVIEQTIGESLPPGFQTAEFLLGHGLVDDVVPRAALRATLAQLLGLQAPIGPGAAEAPAPAGQQEHRILRNAEELPRTDAWAAVRLARHPDRPTTLDYAAHLLDGFHQLHGDRIAEDCAAVVGGPGRLNGRTIMLIGHQKGGNDLLERQRRKFGMPSPGGYRKAARLMRMAAKLGVPVVTLIDTPGANPGPDAERGGQAVAIAENLRLMARLPVPIVAVVTGEGGSGGALALAVADRVLVCANGIYSVISPEGCAAILWKDAEAAPTAAAALRVDARELLRLGIVDGVVPEPPEGAHTDHPQAAALLGAAVTAALQELESWEPQRLLRERSVRFHRFGLDRDPSAEGGAL from the coding sequence GTGATCGAGGCAGAGAATCCGTCGGCCACGCCGGGGCCCCCGTGGGTCCGGTGCGAGGGCTGCGTCACGCTCATCTACGGCAAGCGGTTCAGCCGGGCGCTGCAGGTCTGCCCCGACTGCGGTGAGCACGCCAGGCTCACCGCGCAGCAGCGGTTGGACCAACTGCTCGATCCGGGCTCGGCGCAGCCGCTCGACCATGTCGAGTGCCTGAGCGATCCGCTCGGTTTCGTGGACACCCGCCCCTATCCGGAGCGGCTGTCGGACGCGCAGGCCGCGACCGGCCTGCGCGAGGCGGTGCTCTGCGCCCAGGGCACCATCGAGGGCCGCCCGGTGGTCGTCGCCGCGATGGACTTCCGCTTCCTCGGCGGCAGCCTGGGCTGCGGGGTCGGCGCGCTGATCACCGCGGCGGCCCACACCAGCCTGCGGCTGCGGATCCCGCTGCTGCTGATCACCGCCTCGGGCGGGGCGCGGATGCAGGAGGGCGTGCTCTCCCTGATGCAGATGGCCAAGACCAGCCAGGCACTGGCCGAGCTGGACGAGGCCGGCATCCTGGTGCTCTCGCTGATCACCGACCCGACCTACGGCGGGGTGGCGGCCTCGTACGCCACGCTCGCCGATGTGATCATCGCCGAGCCGGGCGCGCGGCTGGGCTTCGCCGGGCCGCGGGTGATCGAGCAGACCATCGGCGAGAGCCTGCCGCCGGGCTTCCAGACCGCGGAGTTCCTGCTCGGCCACGGGCTGGTGGACGACGTGGTGCCCAGGGCCGCGCTGCGCGCGACGCTGGCCCAACTGCTCGGCCTGCAGGCCCCGATCGGACCCGGCGCCGCCGAGGCCCCGGCCCCGGCAGGTCAGCAGGAGCACCGGATCCTGCGCAACGCCGAGGAGTTGCCGCGCACCGACGCCTGGGCGGCCGTGCGCCTGGCCCGCCATCCCGACCGGCCGACCACCCTCGACTACGCCGCGCATCTGCTGGACGGCTTCCACCAGCTGCACGGCGACCGGATCGCGGAGGACTGCGCCGCCGTCGTCGGTGGGCCGGGCCGGTTGAACGGACGCACCATCATGCTGATCGGGCATCAGAAGGGCGGCAACGACCTGCTGGAACGCCAGCGCCGCAAGTTCGGCATGCCGAGCCCCGGCGGCTACCGCAAGGCGGCCCGGCTGATGCGGATGGCGGCCAAGCTCGGCGTGCCCGTGGTCACGCTGATCGACACGCCCGGCGCCAACCCCGGGCCGGACGCCGAGCGCGGCGGCCAGGCGGTGGCGATCGCCGAGAACCTGCGGCTGATGGCCCGGCTGCCGGTGCCGATTGTCGCGGTGGTCACCGGCGAGGGCGGCAGCGGCGGCGCGCTGGCGCTGGCCGTCGCCGACCGGGTGCTGGTCTGCGCCAACGGCATCTACTCGGTCATCAGTCCCGAGGGCTGCGCGGCCATCCTGTGGAAGGACGCCGAGGCGGCGCCGACCGCGGCGGCGGCCCTGCGTGTCGATGCCAGGGAACTGCTCCGCCTCGGTATCGTGGACGGAGTCGTGCCGGAGCCACCAGAGGGCGCGCACACGGATCACCCGCAAGCTGCCGCGCTGCTGGGGGCTGCCGTGACCGCCGCCCTGCAGGAGCTGGAGTCCTGGGAGCCGCAGCGGCTGCTCCGCGAACGCAGCGTCCGCTTCCACCGCTTCGGCCTCGACCGCGACCCGAGTGCTGAAGGAGGGGCCCTGTGA
- a CDS encoding TcmI family type II polyketide cyclase, with protein MHRALIVARMKPDAAPDIAATFADSDRGELPQLIGVTGRSLFQFGDLYLHLIEAEEPPGPRVAKLTGHPEFRTVSERLAAYVQAYDPQTWREPKDAMAREFYRWERGTTA; from the coding sequence ATGCACCGCGCTCTGATCGTCGCCCGGATGAAGCCGGACGCGGCCCCCGACATCGCCGCCACCTTCGCGGACTCCGACCGCGGGGAACTGCCCCAGCTGATCGGCGTGACCGGCCGCAGCCTCTTCCAGTTCGGTGACCTGTACCTGCATCTGATCGAGGCCGAGGAGCCGCCCGGCCCCCGGGTCGCCAAGCTCACCGGCCACCCGGAGTTCCGCACCGTCAGCGAGCGGCTCGCCGCGTACGTCCAGGCCTACGACCCGCAGACCTGGCGCGAGCCGAAGGACGCGATGGCCCGCGAGTTCTACCGCTGGGAGCGCGGCACCACCGCGTGA
- a CDS encoding methyltransferase, which produces MTTAPSTAAPADMRLRELVFGAACAAAVRAAAGLRVADALGDTPATAEELATTLDIEPRSLARLLRALSCYGIFAETEDGHYAHTEMSRLLREDAPNSLRYIALWCTAPWTWEAWPRLDDAVRSGESVFPGLYGKEFFDYLHDDATDSARVFDKAMTHSSRQSAHDIAAFVDLTGVTTVADIGGGQGHVLAALLERYPQLHGTLLDLPAVVANADPRLREDGALASRVRLVPGDCRTEVPIQADVYIIKNILEWDDDSTRRTLRNVVKAARPGARVLVIENLVDDSPSMRFTTAMDLLLLLNVGGAKHSKDSLLALMAEAGLAIGAVQPVNSYLHAFDSTVTG; this is translated from the coding sequence ATGACCACCGCTCCCTCCACCGCCGCACCCGCCGACATGCGGTTGCGCGAACTCGTGTTCGGCGCGGCCTGTGCCGCGGCCGTGCGCGCGGCAGCCGGCCTGAGGGTCGCGGACGCCCTCGGTGACACCCCTGCCACGGCCGAGGAACTCGCGACGACTCTGGACATCGAGCCGCGGTCGTTGGCAAGACTGCTGCGGGCGCTGTCCTGCTACGGGATCTTCGCCGAGACCGAGGACGGCCACTACGCCCACACCGAGATGTCCCGGCTGCTGCGCGAGGACGCCCCCAACAGCCTGCGCTACATCGCCCTGTGGTGCACCGCACCGTGGACCTGGGAGGCCTGGCCGCGCCTGGACGACGCGGTCCGCTCGGGCGAGAGCGTCTTCCCCGGCCTGTACGGCAAGGAGTTCTTCGACTACCTGCACGACGACGCGACGGACTCGGCCCGGGTCTTCGACAAGGCGATGACCCACTCCAGCCGCCAGTCCGCGCACGACATCGCGGCGTTCGTCGACCTGACCGGCGTGACCACCGTCGCCGACATCGGCGGCGGCCAGGGGCACGTGCTCGCCGCCCTGCTGGAGCGCTACCCGCAGTTGCACGGCACCCTGCTCGACCTGCCCGCGGTGGTGGCCAACGCCGATCCGCGCCTGCGGGAGGACGGCGCGCTCGCCTCGCGGGTCCGGCTGGTGCCGGGCGACTGCCGCACCGAGGTCCCGATCCAGGCCGATGTGTACATCATCAAGAACATCCTGGAGTGGGACGACGACAGCACCCGCCGTACCCTGCGCAACGTGGTCAAGGCCGCGCGCCCCGGCGCCCGGGTGCTGGTGATCGAGAACCTGGTCGACGACAGCCCGTCCATGCGCTTCACCACGGCGATGGACCTGCTGCTGCTGCTCAACGTCGGCGGCGCCAAGCACTCCAAGGACAGCCTGCTGGCGCTGATGGCGGAGGCCGGCCTGGCGATCGGCGCGGTCCAGCCGGTCAACTCCTACCTGCACGCCTTCGACAGCACGGTCACCGGATAG